TACTTTTCGTACTTGACCGTACCATCCGTAAGGGCAAACAGGGTGTAGTCCCTGCCCATGCCGACATTTTCACCGGGATGAATCTTGGTACCGAGCTGGCGCACGAGGATGTTGCCCGCGAGCACTTCCTGGCCGCCGAAGCGCTTTACGCCCCGCCGCTGGCCTTGGGAGTCGCGACCGTTCCTGGAGCTGCCGCCTGCTTTTTTATGAGCCATGACGTTCTCCTTGCGGCACTAGGCCGTGATGCTTTTGACCTTCAGGCGCGTGAAGTCCTGACGGTGGCCCTGCTTTTTGCGGGCGTCCTTTTTGGGGAGCTTGTGGAAGACCACGACTTTCTTACCGCGGCCGTGCTTGACGACTTCGCAATCCACCT
The Paucidesulfovibrio gracilis DSM 16080 DNA segment above includes these coding regions:
- the rpmA gene encoding 50S ribosomal protein L27 yields the protein MAHKKAGGSSRNGRDSQGQRRGVKRFGGQEVLAGNILVRQLGTKIHPGENVGMGRDYTLFALTDGTVKYEKYVRNRRTKTRVHIVASEA